A window of Paenibacillus phoenicis genomic DNA:
CATGTTTGGCGTTGGGTTGGAGATGAAGTATCGCCAGGCCTTGAAGCGGGGGAACCCCTGGCCGGGAATGTACCTTTGGACGTCGTTTATCCTGATGGCGGAAGGCTTGCTGCATTTTACACTGGTGATGGAGTATGACATTCTGATGAGCTACGGGATCACGGCGATCATTGCCGCTTTTATCGTCAAAGGCGGGGATCGGGCGATTCGGCGGGCGATGTGGATCTTTGGCGGGGGGCATGGAGGAATCATGCTGCTGATCCTGGGCTTCGGGATCTATCTCGGACTCTCCGGGGCGCATATCTCCATGGGAGATATGCGTGCGACGACAGCGTTATATGGCGGCGGCAGCTGGGTTCAACAGGTACAGGATCGCCTAGCGAATTTCGTGGCGCTCCGTTTGGAAGCCGTGTTCGTGATTCCCATGAATTTGTTTCTGTTCTTGCTGGGCATTCGGATGATGCGGTCCGGGGTGTTTGCCCCCGATGAGCAGGGGCGGCGGCACCGAGGAAAGCTGTTGAAGCTGGGCTTGGCGATCGGGGTTCCGCTGAATTTGCTGATTTTTATCCCGGGCGGGTATCTGGATTTCCCTGTACGGTACTTATTTGCACCGATCCTCTCGCTGGGGTATCTTGCACTCATCGCGAAGCTGTTTGAACGATACGAAGGGCTGTGGCTGTGGAATCGGCTGGAGCATGTGGGGCGGATGTCCCTGAGCTGCTATGTCTTGCAAAATATCACCGCTTCCCTTATTTTTTATGGATGGGGTCTTGGCCTGGGAGGCAAGGTGGACGCATTTACCACGGTTCTCATCTGGCTGGCCATCTCCAGTTTCCAAATCGTATTTGCCTCGCTGTGGTCCAAGCGGTTCCGATTCGGGCCGCTGGAAGCGACGAGAAGGTGGATGACGAACCTCGCGGGCAAGCTGGCCGCTTGAGGATCAAGCATAAGGTGAGGATGCCCATTGTTACGGAAGCTGTATCCTGCGGACCAAATCGAGAAGTTTTTACTGCTGGACGTTATTATCATTGTATTTCTAATCTACCGGGTGCTGGTGC
This region includes:
- a CDS encoding DUF418 domain-containing protein, with translation MENHGGRIRLLDILRGFAVLGTLGTNIWIFAHLGDVNYVFTFYHAAWWSSLQDFVRVFVLFLVNGKLLGLLTIMFGVGLEMKYRQALKRGNPWPGMYLWTSFILMAEGLLHFTLVMEYDILMSYGITAIIAAFIVKGGDRAIRRAMWIFGGGHGGIMLLILGFGIYLGLSGAHISMGDMRATTALYGGGSWVQQVQDRLANFVALRLEAVFVIPMNLFLFLLGIRMMRSGVFAPDEQGRRHRGKLLKLGLAIGVPLNLLIFIPGGYLDFPVRYLFAPILSLGYLALIAKLFERYEGLWLWNRLEHVGRMSLSCYVLQNITASLIFYGWGLGLGGKVDAFTTVLIWLAISSFQIVFASLWSKRFRFGPLEATRRWMTNLAGKLAA